One window of the Zygotorulaspora mrakii chromosome 6, complete sequence genome contains the following:
- the HMO1 gene encoding Hmo1p (similar to Saccharomyces cerevisiae HMO1 (YDR174W); ancestral locus Anc_8.372) codes for MTSDPSIRLKSAKDSLVSSLFELSKSANQTAACIVDFYNAIGNDEEEKIEAFTTLTEALQKLTSATNQLHGISGELVNPAEDEKDVAGLIAPVEVKPPARKKVERDPNAPKKPLTVFFAYSAFVRQELRDARQRAGLPPLSSTEITQEISKKWKGLSDEEKEKWKQAYNVELGHYQLEKQKYLEAKKNGTLPLIMGPNHAPVPIPFSLQHEEPFEARPEKRIYDDHTSSSEKKKKKKKKDKKKESSSSHL; via the exons ATGACTAGCGATCCCTCAATCAGACTGAAGTCTGCGAAGGACTCA TTGGTCTCATCGCTCTTTGAGCTATCCAAATCTGCTAACCAAACAGCAGCTTGTATCGTGGACTTCTACAATGCCATTGGCAATGATGAGGAGGAGAAAATTGAAGCTTTCACTACACTAACGGAGGCTTTGCAAAAACTCACGTCTGCTACAAATCAATTGCATGGAATCAGCGGGGAGTTAGTCAACCCTGCCGAGGATGAAAAGGATGTAGCCGGGCTTATAGCCCCTGTAGAGGTTAAACCACCTGCTAGAAAGAAGGTCGAACGTGATCCAAATGCCCCAAAGAAACCATTGACTGTTTTCTTTGCTTATTCCGCGTTTGTGCGCCAGGAGCTGCGTGATGCGAGACAGAGAGCAGGATTACCACCTCTATCGTCAACCGAGATTACGCAagagatttcaaagaaatggaagGGATTGAGTGACGAGGAGAAGGAAAAGTGGAAACAGGCGTATAATGTCGAGTTAGGTCATTATCAGCTGGAGAAGCAGAAATACTTGGAAGCAAAGAAGAATGGGACTCTTCCGCTGATTATGGGACCAAACCATGCCCCTGTTCCAATCCCGTTCAGCTTGCAGCACGAGGAACCATTCGAGGCTCGCCcagaaaagagaatatatGATGATCACACTTCTTCctcagaaaaaaagaagaaaaagaagaagaaggataAGAAGAAGGAGTCTTCGAGTAGTCATTTATGA
- the RSM24 gene encoding mitochondrial 37S ribosomal protein mS35 (similar to Saccharomyces cerevisiae RSM24 (YDR175C); ancestral locus Anc_8.373) has product MKNTQDRDSFEGGPQEIEVPQLKFISCLMMKRFLSLPVRHLNSSGAIKTVPASQIAKTSVISTTLYLEPSKWRGLPAEKIFQLFRERTVKLGAQYKPCQEELDALLSTSEETGVLKRDIKKIYYGGEKAAADIVGSSLADEYNPLTFKFDELPSQAQDLVAQHREQRFYNRLAAYELPLLAQYRQPYKRADPESHPLEYRFTTYLGEEHPNARKVSLQVKTTELALNNKERHKFQVLARTRYDSETDIFKMSSDKFPEAAQNTRYLNDVFQKLLKEAKDMTDDFSDISLDKRHTIAKNLRKKKHHYEFPEEWKRPEDAPREKINVIEELSKTYQV; this is encoded by the coding sequence atgaaaaacaCACAAGATAGAGACAGTTTCGAAGGAGGTCCCCAAGAAATTGAGGTTCCGCAACTGAAGTTTATTTCTTGCCTTATGATGAAAAGGTTTTTGAGCCTCCCAGTGAGACATTTGAACTCTAGTGGTGCGATCAAAACTGTCCCAGCATCTCAAATCGCGAAAACATCAGTGATATCGACAACTTTGTATTTGGAGCCATCTAAATGGAGAGGTTTGCCAGCAGAAAAGATTTTCCAGCTATTTAGGGAAAGAACTGTGAAACTAGGAGCACAATACAAGCCGTGTCAGGAAGAGCTGGATGCCTTGCTTTCAACATCCGAAGAAACAGGTGTGCTGAAACgtgatattaaaaaaatatactACGGTGGTGAAAAAGCGGCTGCCGACATTGTTGGCAGTAGTTTAGCAGATGAATACAACCCTTTGACTTTTAAGTTTGATGAGTTGCCATCGCAGGCTCAAGATTTGGTTGCACAACATCGGGAACAGAGATTTTACAATAGATTGGCAGCATACGAGCTACCTTTACTTGCGCAATATCGCCAACCATATAAGAGAGCCGATCCAGAGTCGCATCCCTTAGAGTACCGTTTCACAACGTATCTAGGTGAGGAACACCCCAATGCTCGTAAGGTGTCTCTGCAGGTGAAAACTACTGAGCTAGCCTTGAACAATAAGGAACGTCATAAGTTTCAGGTTCTTGCAAGGACACGTTACGATTCTGAGACcgatattttcaagatgTCAAGTGACAAGTTTCCAGAGGCAGCACAAAACACAAGATACTTAAATGACGTTTTCCAGAAACTGTTGAAAGAGGCAAAAGATATGACAGATGATTTCAGTGATATTTCACTGGACAAGAGACACACAATAGCAAAGAATTTGCGGAAGAAAAAGCATCATTATGAGTTTCCAGAAGAATGGAAACGCCCAGAGGATGCGCCACGTGAAAAGATCAATGtcattgaagaattatCCAAAACTTATCAGGTCTAA
- the UBC1 gene encoding E2 ubiquitin-conjugating protein UBC1 (similar to Saccharomyces cerevisiae UBC1 (YDR177W); ancestral locus Anc_8.375), which yields MSRAKRIMKELLAVKDDPAANIKLEFVNESDIEHLKGSFQGPPGTPYEGGIFLVDIEVPMEYPFKPPKMKFDTKVYHPNISSVTGAICLDILKNAWSPVITLKSALISLQALLQSPEPNDPQDAEVAQHYLRDRESFNKTAALWTKLYAVANGSTVGQKQVDEAQLYGIDPNVVEEFESQGFEKEKVIDALRRLGIKSLDPTDNATVNKIVEELLK from the coding sequence ATGTCAAGAGCCAAGAGAATTATGAAGGAATTGCTAGCGGTGAAAGATGACCCAGCGGCAAATATCAAGTTGGAGTTCGTGAATGAGTCTGACATTGAACATTTAAAGGGTTCATTTCAAGGTCCTCCTGGAACACCATATGAAGGTGGCATATTTCTCGTTGATATTGAAGTGCCCATGGAGTATCCATTTAAGCCCCccaaaatgaaatttgataCAAAAGTAtatcatccaaatatttcttcgGTAACTGGTGCAATCTGTCTTGATATACTTAAGAATGCGTGGTCACCTGTTATTACTCTAAAGTCTGCGCTAATATCGTTACAAGCACTTTTGCAATCACCTGAGCCTAACGATCCTCAGGATGCTGAAGTTGCGCAGCACTATCTGCGGGATAGAGAATCATTTAACAAGACTGCTGCATTATGGACGAAATTATATGCAGTAGCAAATGGTAGTACTGTGGGACAAAAACAAGTAGACGAAGCGCAGCTGTATGGAATTGATCCAAATGTGgtggaagaatttgaatctCAAGGATTTGAGAAGGAGAAAGTTATCGATGCTCTAAGAAGGCTGGGAATTAAGTCCCTAGATCCAACTGATAACGCAACTGTTAATAAAATCGTAGAAGAACTGCTGAAGTAG
- the NGG1 gene encoding histone acetyltransferase NGG1 (similar to Saccharomyces cerevisiae NGG1 (YDR176W); ancestral locus Anc_8.374) gives MPQKIARRGKGPRDQAHREENVVEPPSKLLSSILKTLNLTFERDIGMLNGKNVRNILNKSALLDLQSQLERLRSSVEAIANSDQQTIETLRKIRDGQRDLAQKEEKSNAKEENNDVVPHYLSQKNSIADTSESNATPVAAANDTNTKDEQEHLAPSSNDEGESKDQPPISKRKRRSFHNDEDEDDIFDEVNDVKENTEEITTKKKLKTDSQDGADIDKMENDPSVKNPKSEFVVSQTLPLAAAALGLFNEKGLKNTGEDYLKKKYDVASYPTDNLKDLLPGEPPDMDFSHPKPTNQIQFNTFLSSVESIFRELNDDDIKFLKNKYIMPLNLQVDKTYDPEITPYIVPKLGPLYAETWLKEDNHQNMANISPPPLNDPTSILPRKNASEINDATLETEDISCGPFVSRLLSAIMRDEGKPERNSDNGNNGSNGDHSVEVKEENAQSLPKNPAPDDAAIHDTSVSVETANTPMSEIDEPSKNLYRGTTSSLPNPQLWKFNSVNIDYPTFEERLKRELKFVGIYINLPKDENNPNGDDPDWLTGREDDEISAELRELQNSLKQVTTKNQKRKAALVSLVERRLAWQEYSSILDDLDKQVDQAYIKRIRVPKKRKKHHTSGSSMVVNSTSSQAAQQKAANSSLKALLDKRQRWISKIGPLFDRPEIMKRMPKESVFKDIDQEEEEEETDVFGQNGNGEKDELTDT, from the coding sequence ATGCCTCAAAAAATAGCGAGACGGGGAAAAGGTCCAAGGGATCAAGCTCACAGGGAAGAAAATGTTGTGGAGCCTCCATCAAAGTTATTGTCATCAATACTCAAGACACTAAATTTGACGTTCGAGCGTGACATTGGGATGCTGAATGGGAAAAACGTTAGAaacattttgaacaaaTCTGCTTTACTTGATTTGCAGAGTCAATTGGAAAGATTGCGGTCTTCTGTGGAGGCCATTGCCAACAGTGATCAACAAACAATTGAGACGCTTAGAAAAATACGGGATGGACAAAGAGATTTAGCTcagaaagaggaaaaatcaaatgcGAAAGAGGAAAACAATGATGTGGTACCGCATTACTTgagtcaaaaaaattcaattgcgGATACAAGTGAGTCTAACGCAACTCCTGTGGCGGCTGCCAATGATACGAATACAAAGGATGAACAAGAACATCTTGCGCcatcttcaaatgatgaaggTGAGTCTAAAGACCAACCTCCAATATCTaagaggaagaggagaAGTTTTCAtaacgatgaagatgaagatgatatttttgatgaagtaAATGACGTGAAGGAAAATACTGAGGAAATTACAACCAAAAAGAAGCTAAAAACAGATTCGCAAGATGGAGCAGATATAGATAAGATGGAAAATGATCCTTCTgtaaaaaatccaaaatctGAATTTGTTGTTTCACAGACGTTGCCCTTGGCGGCCGCTGCGTTGGGACTTTTCAATGAGAAGGGCCTGAAAAATACCGGAGAAgattatttgaagaaaaaatacgATGTTGCAAGTTACCCAACGGATAACTTGAAGGATTTGCTGCCTGGCGAACCGCCTGATATGGATTTTTCACATCCGAAACCTACAAACCAAATTCAGTTTAATACTTTCCTATCGTCTGTTGAGAGTATATTTCGTGAACtaaatgatgatgatatcaaatttttgaagaataaGTATATTATGCCCTTAAACTTACAAGTTGACAAGACTTACGACCCAGAAATCACTCCATATATCGTACCCAAATTGGGCCCTCTATATGCTGAGACATGGTTAAAAGAAGACAACCATCAAAATATGGCAAACATTTCCCCTCCTCCTTTGAATGATCCCACAAGTATATTGCCAAGAAAAAATGCCTCTGAGATTAATGACGCCACATTAGAGACTGAAGATATATCTTGCGGGCCGTTCGTATCAAGATTGCTATCAGCAATAATGCGTGATGAGGGCAAACCCGAGAGGAATAGTGATAATGGCAATAACGGAAGTAATGGTGACCATTCAGTTGAAGTCAAGGAGGAAAATGCACAGTCATTACCAAAGAATCCTGCTCCCGATGACGCAGCCATCCACGACACAAGTGTTAGTGTAGAGACTGCTAATACACCAATGAGTGAGATTGATGAaccttcaaaaaacttGTACAGAGGAACCACAAGCAGTTTACCAAATCCGCAATTATGGAAATTCAACAGTGTCAATATCGATTATCCAACTTTTGAGGAAAGACTGAAAAGggaattgaaatttgttgGGATATATATAAATTTGCCGAAGGATGAAAACAACCCAAACGGAGATGATCCAGATTGGTTGACTGGCAGAGAAGATGACGAGATCAGTGCAGAACTTAGAGAACTGCAGAACTCCCTAAAACAGGTCActacaaaaaatcaaaagagaaaagcTGCTCTTGTATCACTGGTAGAGAGACGACTGGCATGGCAGGAGTATTCATCGATTTTAGATGATTTAGATAAGCAAGTAGATCAAGCGTACATTAAAAGAATCCGGGTACccaagaagagaaagaagcaTCATACATCTGGTTCATCGATGGTCGTGAATAGTACATCGTCTCAAGCAGCTCAGCAGAAGGCCGCTAATTCCAGCTTAAAAGCATTATTGGACAAAAGACAAAGATGGATCAGTAAGATAGGTCCTCTTTTCGATAGACCAGAAATAATGAAGCGTATGCCAAAGGAAAGCGTATTCAAAGATATCGAccaagaggaagaagaagaagaaacagaCGTTTTCGGCCAAAACGGAAATGGGGAAAAGGACGAATTGACGGACACCTGa
- the MAS1 gene encoding mitochondrial processing peptidase (similar to Saccharomyces cerevisiae MAS1 (YLR163C); ancestral locus Anc_8.376), translating to MLRRAVLGLGTKRFLSKARNDIPVTRTSVLANGLTVASESMPEMSSATVGIFVDAGSRAENAQNNGTAHFLEHLAFKGTQNRTQTGIELEIENIGSHLNAYTSRENTVYYAKSLEEDIPKAVDILSDILTRSVLDPKAIERERDVIIRESEEVDKMYDEVVFDHLHEIAYKGQPLGRTILGPIKNIKSITRKNLKDYISRNYRGDRMVLAGAGAVDHEKLVQYAQKYFGHIPKAEFPVPLGSPRGPLPVFNRGERLIQENTLPTTHIAIALEGVSWSAPDYFVALAAQAIVGNWDRALGTGTNSPSTLAVEASNNGTLANSYMSFSTSYADTGLWGMYIVLDSAQHDARKIIDAITREWRRIMSGNISDGEVNRSKAQLKAALLLSLDGSTAIVEDMGRQIVTTGKRLSPEEVFEKVDKITKEDIVMWANYRLKDKPISIAALGNMTTVPSVAYIEKGLNL from the coding sequence ATGCTTCGTCGTGCGGTGTTGGGACTAGGCACCAAGAGATTTCTGAGTAAAGCTAGAAATGATATTCCAGTAACCAGAACGTCAGTACTCGCCAATGGGCTGACAGTGGCCTCCGAAAGCATGCCGGAGATGTCGAGCGCAACGGTGGGTATTTTTGTGGATGCTGGCTCTAGAGCAGAAAACGCACAAAACAACGGCACGGCACATTTCCTAGAACACCTTGCTTTCAAAGGCACCCAGAATAGAACACAGACAGGAATCGAACTTGAAATCGAGAACATCGGCTCTCACTTGAATGCATACACATCAAGGGAAAACACAGTGTACTATGCCAAAAGCTTGGAGGAGGACATACCCAAGGCTGTTGACATACTGAGCGATATCCTAACGAGGTCAGTCCTTGACCCAAAAGCGATCGAAAGGGAAAGAGACGTGATTATAAGGGAGAGTGAAGAAGTTGACAAGATGTACGATGAAGTAGTGTTCGACCATCTTCATGAAATCGCCTATAAGGGCCAACCACTGGGCAGGACCATCTTGGGAcctatcaaaaatatcaaatcaATAACCAGGAAAAACTTGAAGGACTATATTTCGAGAAACTACAGGGGTGATAGAATGGTTCTAGCTGGTGCTGGAGCAGTAGACCATGAAAAGTTGGTTCAATACGCTCAAAAGTACTTTGGACACATTCCAAAAGCGGAGTTTCCAGTACCGTTGGGATCGCCTCGTGGCCCTTTACCTGTATTCAATAGAGGTGAAAGACTGATACAAGAGAACACTTTGCCAACAACACACATTGCCATCGCCTTGGAAGGCGTATCTTGGTCCGCACCCGATTATTTCGTGGCATTAGCCGCACAGGCTATCGTTGGTAATTGGGATAGGGCCCTGGGAACGGGAACAAACTCCCCATCAACTTTGGCTGTTGAAGCTTCCAATAATGGCACTTTGGCGAATTCTTACatgtctttttcaacttcttaTGCGGACACCGGGTTATGGGGAATGTATATCGTACTTGATTCGGCTCAACATGACGCtagaaaaatcattgatgCTATAACACGGGAATGGCGCAGAATTATGTCTGGAAATATTTCAGATGGTGAAGTCAACAGATCAAAGGCACAGTTGAAAGCAGCTTTGTTGCTGTCATTGGATGGATCTACAgcaattgttgaagatatgGGAAGGCAAATCGTTACTACTGGTAAACGTCTCTCCCCTGAAGAGGTTTTTGAGAAAGTAGACAAGATCACAAAGGAAGATATAGTTATGTGGGCAAACTATAGGCTTAAAGACAAACCTATTTCGATTGCAGCTCTTGGAAACATGACAACTGTTCCGAGTGTTGCATACATAGAAAAAGGTTTAAATCTTTAA
- the CSN9 gene encoding Csn9p (similar to Saccharomyces cerevisiae CSN9 (YDR179C); ancestral locus Anc_8.378): MLSEELKSVLEDPNIFHYQHLWLKEDNAEQRDVLELFAFGSFNDLNSHSQLASRLTELMLMKLRKQTIISLSESYREVSYDMIRKSCQMNDSHDIEVMLIQLRDILQIRLDSVKETVTFTQCHNCRDVYTHERDLRVVNEGNIVTKDKLLKNLNSWKRKLLDDILSV, encoded by the coding sequence ATGCTCAGCGAAGAGCTCAAATCAGTACTTGAAGATCCTAACATTTTCCATTACCAACACCTGTGGTTAAAAGAGGATAACGCCGAGCAAAGAGACGTATTGGAGCTGTTTGCATTCGGCAGTTTTAATGATCTGAATTCTCATTCTCAATTGGCTTCACGACTCACCGAGCTaatgttgatgaaattgagaAAGCAGACTATCATATCTTTAAGTGAAAGCTACAGAGAGGTTTCATATGACATGATACGCAAAAGCTGCCAAATGAACGATTCACACGATATTGAGGTAATGCTAATTCAATTGCGTGACATATTACAAATACGGCTCGATTCCGTAAAAGAGACTGTTACCTTCACTCAGTGTCACAATTGCAGAGATGTGTATACTCATGAAAGAGATCTACGAGTTGTTAACGAGGGAAATATAGTCACAAAAGACAAGCttctaaaaaatttgaattcttgGAAGCGTAAATTGCTTGACGATATTTTGAGTGTGTAA
- the SUP35 gene encoding translation termination factor GTPase eRF3 (similar to Saccharomyces cerevisiae SUP35 (YDR172W); ancestral locus Anc_8.370), with amino-acid sequence MSDPNQTNNQQQEGSQQNYQNYQQYYQNYGQQPNQQAYQGYQGYQGQQGQQGQQGYQGSQAFKPQQQHQQYQQLDAQNYGGYQQGYQAGYQQSFQPGYQQGYQAQQAYVPQQGRGGYKNFQPRSAQSFQPQQSQGMTLDDFQKQKQQTTTKPKKTLKLVSSSGIKLANATKNVDAKVEASDKETNDKKESTQEQAPAEQEKAKSQEVSDAKSVAKKQDDLPKVEKLKISEEAPSQTNVSSADALIKEQEDEVDEEVVNDMFGGKDHISLIFMGHVDAGKSTMGGNILYLTGSVDKRTVEKYEREAKDAGRQGWYLSWVMDTNKEERSDGKTIEVGKAYFETEKRRYTILDAPGHKMYVSEMIGGASQADVGILVISARKGEYETGFEKGGQTREHALLAKTQGVNKMVVVINKMDDPTVGWSQERYDQCVKNITNFLKAIGYNIKEDVIFMPVSGFSGAGLKERVDPKDCPWYKGPSLLEYLDSMNHLDRRVNAPFMLPIAAKMRDMGTIVEGKIESGHIKKGHSTLLMPNKSTVEIQNIYNETENEVDMAICGEQVKLRIKGVEEEDISAGFVLTSPKNPIKNVTRFVAQVAIVELKSIMSAGYSCVMHVHTAIEEVHITRLLHKLEKGTNRKSKKPPAFAKKGMKIIAVLETEEPVCVETYEDYPQLGRFTLRDQGTTIAIGKIVKILD; translated from the coding sequence ATGTCCGATCCAAATCAGACTAACAACCAGCAGCAAGAAGGTAGTCAACAAAACTATCAAAACTACCAACAATACTATCAGAATTATGGTCAACAGCCAAATCAGCAGGCCTACCAAGGCTACCAAGGCTACCAGGGCCAACAGGGCCAACAGGGCCAACAAGGCTACCAAGGGAGCCAAGCCTTCAAGCCTCAACAGCAGCATCAACAATACCAGCAATTAGATGCTCAAAACTACGGTGGTTATCAACAGGGTTACCAAGCGGGTTATCAGCAAAGTTTTCAACCGGGCTATCAACAAGGCTATCAAGCGCAACAGGCTTACGTACCACAACAAGGCCGTGGTGGTTATAAGAACTTTCAGCCTCGTAGTGCCCAAAGTTTCCAGCCACAACAGTCTCAGGGTATGACTCTAGatgattttcaaaagcagaAACAGCAAACTACAACAAAACCAAAGAAAACTTTAAAGCTTGTCTCTAGTTCTGGGATCAAACTTGCCAATGCTACAAAAAACGTTGACGCCAAAGTAGAAGCTTCTGACAAGGAAACTAACGATAAAAAGGAGAGCACTCAAGAACAAGCGCCAGCAGAGCAAGAAAAGGCCAAAAGTCAAGAAGTCTCCGACGCTAAAAGTGTAGCGAAGAAACAAGATGATTTGCCAAAGGTTGAAAAGTTAAAAATCTCAGAAGAAGCTCCATCTCAAACGAATGTCTCTAGTGCCGATGCGTTGATTAAGGAACAGGAGGATGAAGTGGACGAAGAAGTTGTCAATGACATGTTTGGTGGCAAGGACCACATTTCGCTTATCTTTATGGGTCATGTCGACGCGGGCAAATCAACCATGGGTGGTAATATTCTATATTTGACAGGTTCCGTCGATAAAAgaacagttgaaaaatacgAGAGAGAAGCCAAGGATGCTGGTAGACAGGGTTGGTATTTGTCCTGGGTTATGGATACTAACAAGgaagaaagaagtgatGGTAAGACGATTGAAGTTGGTAAAGCTTATTttgaaactgaaaagaGACGTTACACAATTTTGGACGCTCCTGGACATAAAATGTATGTTTCCGAAATGATTGGTGGTGCGTCGCAAGCAGATGTAGGTATCTTAGTTATTTCCGCGAGGAAGGGTGAATATGAGACTGGTTTTGAGAAAGGTGGTCAGACACGTGAACACGCACTGCTGGCTAAAACTCAGGGCGTGAACAAGATGGTAGTGGTCATTAACAAGATGGATGACCCTACAGTGGGCTGGTCTCAAGAACGTTACGACCAATGTGTTAAGAATATAActaattttttgaaggcTATTGGTTATAACATAAAGGAAGATGTTATCTTTATGCCAGTCTCTGGTTTTAGCGGTGCTGGTCTTAAAGAGCGTGTTGATCCTAAAGACTGTCCATGGTACAAAGGTCCATCACTCTTGGAATATCTAGACAGTATGAATCACCTTGACCGTCGTGTTAATGCACCATTCATGTTACCAATCGCTGCTAAGATGAGAGATATGGGTACTATCGTAGAAGGCAAAATTGAATCTGGACACATCAAAAAAGGTCATTCAACTTTACTGATGCCTAATAAAAGTACTGTTGAGATTCAGAACATTTATaatgaaactgaaaatgaagttGATATGGCGATTTGCGGTGAACAAGTTAAATTGAGAATTAAAGGtgttgaagaggaagatatATCTGCAGGTTTCGTGTTGACTTCTCCCAAGAATCCTATCAAAAACGTCACAAGATTTGTTGCACAAGTGGCTATTGTTGAACTTAAATCTATTATGTCTGCAGGTTACTCATGTGTGATGCATGTCCATACAGCCATTGAGGAAGTGCATATCACTAGACTGCTACACAAGTTGGAAAAGGGTACAAACCGTAAATCCAAGAAGCCTCCTGCATTCGCGAAGAAGGGTATGAAAATTATCGCCGTTTTGGAAACAGAGGAACCAGTATGTGTGGAGACGTATGAAGATTATCCTCAATTGGGTAGATTCACCCTAAGGGATCAAGGAACCACAATTGCCATCGGTAAAATTGTCAAAATCTTGGATTAG
- the ARG82 gene encoding inositol polyphosphate multikinase (similar to Saccharomyces cerevisiae ARG82 (YDR173C); ancestral locus Anc_8.371) — translation MGEFKLLRHKAAGHEGTLTDKDEVLVFKVLTQQELDFYQVVQEKSLRESDAADAADGDLPLSAWLPTFLGVLDESLQERGPGDSTAILSDSQTTPKSGGRKLLVLENLLYGYSQPNVLDVKLGKILFDEHASEEKRQRLSEVSRTTTSGSSGFRICGMHMQANELTKEIDEVHFEETDTGNIFINKNFGRSRTVDNIEGAFNLFFANDRLSEKRIKQLKEIFLQRIQLLYNTLLDEEVRMVSASLLFIYEGDPNRWDTLEDHDPILRSDFIEYSEDNESVEGEYEGKNRDYKGEEDSNDSMPENTSLSTLALIDFAHSKFVPGEGYDENVVDAVENLMKLFDNLNL, via the coding sequence ATGGGAGAGTTCAAGCTGTTGCGACATAAGGCTGCGGGACATGAGGGAACTTTAACCGACAAGGATGAAGTGTTGGTTTTCAAGGTACTGACGCAGCAAGAGCTCGATTTCTACCAAGTCGTGCAggaaaaatcattgagAGAATCCGATGCAGCCGATGCAGCCGATGGAGACTTGCCGCTATCTGCATGGTTACCGACTTTTCTTGGTGTGCTGGATGAAAGTTTGCAAGAGAGGGGCCCTGGCGATAGCACGGCTATACTGTCAGACTCGCAGACAACTCCAAAATCAGGTGGAAGGAAGTTACTTGTCTTAGAGAACTTGCTGTACGGCTATTCTCAACCAAACGTTTTGGATGTGAAACTGGGTAAAATACTTTTTGATGAACATGCGAGTGAGGAGAAAAGGCAAAGGTTAAGTGAGGTAAGTAGGACCACAACGTCGGGAAGTTCGGGGTTTAGAATTTGTGGAATGCATATGCAGGCAAATGAGCTAACTAAGGAAATAGATGAGGTACATTTTGAGGAAACTGATACTGGTAATATattcatcaacaaaaattttggacGCTCTCGCACAGTAGACAACATTGAAGGCGCAttcaatctcttttttgCAAACGATAGATTATCAGAAAAGCGAATCAAACAGCTGAAAGAGATTTTCCTGCAGAGAATACAATTGCTTTATAATACTTTATTAGATGAAGAGGTGCGAATGGTCTCTGCAAGTCTTTTGTTTATTTATGAGGGCGACCCAAACCGTTGGGATACGCTAGAGGATCATGACCCTATACTCAGATCCGATTTCATAGAATACAGCGAGGATAATGAGAGTGTAGAGGGGGAGTATGAGGGCAAGAACAGAGATTATAAGGGTGAAGAAGACAGCAATGATTCTATGCCAGAAAATACCTCATTGAGCACATTAGCTTTGATAGATTTTGCCCATTCTAAATTTGTTCCTGGTGAAGGTTATGATGAGAACGTTGTCGACGCAGTAGAAAACttgatgaaacttttcgaTAATCTTAATTTATAG
- a CDS encoding CybS family protein (similar to Saccharomyces cerevisiae SDH4 (YDR178W) and YLR164W; ancestral locus Anc_8.377), whose product MFSKSLLRCSLNRAAFHSSSKRSLTIPFLSTLPQKPGGVTGTPNDAYVPPPPDKLHGSVHWDFERVLAVAMVPLVTLPLATGGSFMTVADSLLASVLLGHVYVGFQSCIIDYIPKRVYGKNFNYAMYLLTLGSLISAIGIYKLETEENGLVGVVTNLWTSKKEEEKQK is encoded by the coding sequence ATGTTTTCCAAGTCGCTTTTGAGGTGCTCATTGAACCGAGCTGCATTTCATTCAAGCTCGAAAAGAAGCTTAACCATTCCGTTTTTGTCTACGCTTCCCCAAAAACCGGGCGGTGTCACCGGTACTCCTAATGACGCATATGTGCCACCTCCTCCGGATAAGCTGCATGGATCAGTTCACTGGGACTTTGAGAGAGTGCTGGCAGTCGCGATGGTTCCATTGGTGACATTGCCTTTGGCCACTGGTGGCTCGTTTATGACTGTCGCGGATTCATTGTTGGCATCCGTGTTACTGGGACACGTATATGTCGGGTTTCAATCGTGTATTATCGATTATATTCCCAAGAGAGTTTATGGTAAGAATTTCAACTATGCGATGTATTTGCTGACTCTTGGATCATTGATATCTGCTATTGGCATTTACAAATTGGAAACCGAAGAAAATGGATTGGTAGGGGTTGTCACCAATTTATGGACTAGTAAAAAGGAGGAAGAGAAACAGAAATAG